AAACCAAAATACCAAAAAGGCCCTTCTTTTCTCCTCCTATCCGACCTATCACGCCACACACTGATCTTCAACTTAGAAGGAGCTCTTCTCAAATCAGACTCTCTCTTCCCTTATTTCATGCTCGTAGCATTCGAGGCAGGAGGGGTAATGAGGTCATTTATCCTCTTCATTCTCTATCCATTGATAAGCTTGATGAGCCACGAGATGGGTGTTAAATTGATGGTCTTCGTGAGCTTCTTTGGAATAAAGAAAGATGGTCTTCGAGCGGGGAGGGCGGTTTTGCCTAAATACTTTCTGGAAGATGTTGGACTCGAAATGTTCAAAGTGTTGAGGAAAGGAGGGAAGAGAATCGGTGTGAGCGATGATCTTCCTCAAGTTATGATTGAAGGGTTTTTGAAAGATTACTTGGAGACTGAAGTTGTTGTCGGGAGAGAGATGAGGGTCGTTGGTGGTTATTACATAGGAATCATGGAGGATAAGACCAAATACGATCTTGAATTTGATGAGTTGGTACGTAAAGAGAGATTAAACACTGGTCATGTTATTGGCATCACTTCTTTCAACACATCTCTTCACCGATATCTTGTCTCTCAGTTTTGCCAGGTACGTAATTTTATTTATCTTAACACATCTCTTTCACCCATAATTTTTAACAAGCTTTTAAAATTTATGTGAAAATGTTATAAATATCATTTAAACGTATATATATATATATCAATCTAATATATAACGTGAATGATATAATTTGGTATACTCCTTTAAGAGCATGATTATCGCTGTCTGTTTCTTAAAAAACTTTTTTTGTTTTTTTAGTATGAAATAATTAAAAAAAAATTAAAAAACTAACCAATCGCGGACCGCCACGTGTCAGTGGAGTCCACAAACAGTGCAAGAAACACTCTAAAATCGATTTTTATTTCATATGTTTTGTGATCGATTCTTAACTTTTTTTGCGGGGTCCACACTCTAAAAAACCCACTAGGACCCCACGATAAAAATGGTCTAAGCAACGTAGAATATGAAAAGTTAAAATGGTGACTGTGAGAGACACCTTAGATTATCTTTATATTAATTGCAAATACGAAATATATAAATAAAAGCAGCCAAACCATATCGATGGTCAATATCATTAAATACGAATTTGAAGATGATGACATTATTATCTGTATACATAGTTATTAGCCATGACAGTGAAATACAACTTGTGGTTTTAAATTTCATGCCAATACATAAAACTGATCTTGTTAGGTCTTGTCGTTCATTGTCTTCATGTAATATTCAACTGATTTTCTTGACTTTTTCTGTTTTAATTAAAACAGGAGATTTATTTCGTGAAGAAGTCCGACAAAAGAAACTGGCAAACCCTACCAAGAAACCAATACCCTAAACCATTGATTTTTCATGATGGTCGTCTCGCAATCAAGCCAACCCTAATGAACGCACTTGTCTTGTTCATGTGGGGTCCTTTCGCAGTCTCAGCCGCAGCAGCTAGACTCTTCGTCTCTCTTTGCATCCCTTACTCCTTGTCAATTCCAATCCTAGGTTTCTCCGGTTGCAGACTAACCGTAGAGATCGACGACATTTCATCTCAAAAGTTAAACTCAAGCCAACGCAAAGGTTGTCTCTTTGCGTGTAACCACAGAACTTTACTGGACCCTCTCTATATTGGATTCGCTTTAAAAACCCAAAACATCACAACCGTGACGTATAGTCTGAGTAGAGTATCGGAGCTCCTGGCTCCGATTAAAACCGTCAGACTGACCCGTGATCGGGTCAGCGACGGCAAAGCCATGAAGAAGTTGTTGTCCGAAGGTGACCTCGTAGTTTGTCCTGAAGGAACCACTTGTAGAGAACCTCACTTGCTAAGGTTTAGTCCTTTGTTCACCGAGATTAGTGACCTCATCATTCCCGTGGCTGTGACGTCACCTGCGACCTTCTTCTATGGTACAACGGCAAGTGGCTTGAAGGCGTTTGACCCACTTTTCTTCCTCATGGATCCTTATCCTACCTACACGGTCCAGTTTCTAGACCCTGTCTCCGGCGTCTCGTGTCAAGATCCTGATGGAAAGTTGAAGTTTGAAGTGGCTAATCATGTTCAGAGCGTGATTGGAAATGCATTGGATTTTGAATGCACCAATCTCACTAGAAAAGACAAATATTTGATTTTGGCTGGTAATAATGGCGTAGTTAAGAAAAATTAAATTTGCTTTTTAGAATATGAGTGTTTTTTGTGTGTAAAGTAACCAATGTTTCATTAATTTTTTTATATATGTATTATTTTAATGTTACGTAAATGTATGTAACTCTTTTTATGGGCAAGGAATCTATAACTTTATAGTTTTATATCATCCAACATATATATATATATATATATATATATATAACATAATATATTTTTGTTTAACATGATATGGAGTATCTGGACCGGGACCTAACTAATTTCCCAGGAGAATAGTTAAGACAAATAGTCCAATCTAATATTTTTAGTGAGATCTAATACATGATTTCATTTTCGTCTGACCAAACAAATAGTAACTTAGTTTCTGGAAAAAAATAAATTTAGGACCAACGAATTTACGTCTTATATAACTATTGCGCTATTACAACTTGTTTTTTTTTTTTTGTGTACGAATTATATTATAAAATTTCAATGAGCATCAAAGTTTCAGGCGAAACAGACGATTCTATAGCCATGCTCGACGGTAGAACAGAAGTAAAAAACATTGCATAAAATCGGAAGATAAAATCGTTAAGGGGTGAGTCATGTTCGAAACCCATGAGAAAGCTCCATTTTAGTCCCTAAAACGAATGTTTGAAAGAAAAAATAATAGTCGAATAAGACACTAGTCCACAATAAATAAGAAAACTATACATGAAGATGTAAGATGTCTGCCCTGAAGTAGTTGCTGACGTAGTTGCTGAAGCATACGCGTGTTGAGTGGTGAAGACTATGTGAAGTCAAGATGCTGAGCTGGAGTCGTGTAGACTTGGAAAGCAAGAGAGTATCTTGGAGATAAGGAAAGAAGAATAAACTTGAGGAGCAAGTTTATGACTTAAAGAAAGAGGAATACATGCATTCCAAGAAAATGAAAGTTGCACTTATTGTTATGGAAGATGTCACACATGTTGCCTTGGAGACTAGGGTTTCGGAAACGTGGAAAATAACTATAAGATAGCTATGAGGTCGTCTGTATAGACACAAAGACACATATGCTGATCTTATAGAGAGAGAGAAGCTCTTGGAAGTGTTCTGGGGTCGTGCTGAAGCAGTGGCTGAAGTACTTGATGGTAGAGAGACATAAGCGGGTAGCTTAGGAATNNNNNNNNNNNNNNNCATGAAGCAGATGATTCGAGGAATCAATGAAGATGCGTGGACAGCTGTGGAGATTGGTTGGGAGGAGCCTACCATAGTCACAGGAGATGGGAAGAAGCCTAAGCCAAAAGAGGATTGGTCAGAGGCAAAACGCAATGCATCTAAGTTTAATGCAAAGGCGTTGTCAGTGATTTTTGGAGCGGTTGAAGCAGAACAGTTCCAGCTGACTCAGGGGAGTACTTCGGCTAAAGAGGCGTGGGAGATCCTGCTGAATTCGTTTGAGGGAGATGAGAGTGTCAAGAGGACACGTCTGGATCATCTTGGATCGCAGTTTGAGAACCTCAAGTGGTCTGATACTGATTCTGTGGCGAGCTTCAGTGCCAAACTTAGTTCTATGGCACATAAAGCAGTTGTGCTTGGAAAGCATTACAAGGAGAATAAGCTGGTAAAGAAGTTGATACGCTGTCTTCCAACAAAGTTTGGAGCTCACAAGGCGGTCTTGAAGATGACTGCAAACATAAATGAGCTCAAGTTTGACAAGCTTGTAGGGATGCTGAAGGCAGAAGAGATGAAGACAGACAATAGTTCAGTCTCTACATCAAGCAGTGCGCTAAAGAGTATAACACTTGTAGCTGTCAGAGATGGTGATAGATCTCTGACTATTGAAGATGCCATGGGTATGTTGGCGAGGAATCTGGGTAAGTATATGAATCCCTCGGGTGGGAGAAATCAGTATGGTCGCCAGGGAGGTGATCGTGGAAATGGCAGAAGGAGATAAAGTCTCAGGTGCTATGAGTGTGAAGGCGTTGGTCATATAAGGGTTGACTGTCCTGTAGCACAACGAAGAGAACTTAAGTGTTCTGAGTGCAGAGGTGTTGGACACACACGGCGTGAATGTCCAAACTCAAAGAAGGGAAAAAGAGTTCCATTGCAGTCGTCTGATGATTCAGAGTCTGAAGAAGATAGAAACGTGATGAAGAACCTTGTTGCATTTGGTGCACGCAAGGAGGAATCTAGTGAATCCTCGGATTCAGACGTTAATACAGACTCTGAGGATTATCACGTGATGCTCAACAAGTGGTTGAATCTCAATAATGATAATCTGAGGTTGCAACACAATATGGTGCAGAGCCGTGAGCAGTATGATGATCTTGCTGAAGAACTTGCTGCTGTACATGAGAAGAATGAATCTCTGGAGAATGAGGTTAGCAAGCTGAGAGAAGTTGATACTGGTGAAGAAGAGGGAGCAAGGATGCTTGAATGTGATTTGGCTGAGAATCACAAGCGGGCCAGGATGCTCAATAGTGGGACCAAGGACTTGGATAAGATACTCTCAATGGGACAACCAGCCAAGGTGAATTGGGGACTGAGATACCGAGGAGCTGAGCGTACTGGCGTACAACAGAAGGGGCTATCACATTTCGTGCAGGGGAGCACATCAAAAAGTGGAGCCAAAGAAGCTTGTCAGGAAGTACGTCGGGATGTACGAGGAGAGTAAGGCAAAAAGTTCTACAGCGTGCAGCTGTGAGTAACAAGCCGAAAGTAGTACATTGTGCAACTGGTACAAGGAAGGAGACTGATCGGTGCATCAGCAACTGTGTCAGGCCAAGCAAGAAGCAACATCGGATGTGCTGGTGGTTTTGTGGGAAGGTTGGACACAAGAAGGTGGGGTGTTTTGCTCGTGAGAAGAGCAGAAACATGGCCAAGAAGGTGAATAAGACGTTCACTAAACCTAAAAGGGTTGAAGAGGTGTCCTTAGCCAAGAGTGGCTTACTTGATGAGATCAAGGATGAGACATCAGAAGATGGATGCAGCTCTGTTAGGAGTGATCTTGAGGTTGATCACGAAGTATCATGTCTAGAGCCAGGACACGAGGTTGAAGTGATGCGAGATGATCTTCAGGAGGGTGATAGTGAAATCACTCCAAGACAATAGCAACGAGTGCAGATTGCACTCGGTGTGGATGGAGAAGGGCTCATGGTCAAGAAGACGACACATGACGGAAGTCAGGTCCTCAACAGAAGCTGGTCGAAGGGTAGTTCGACAGGTGCGTCAGGTCATGATGCAGTACTTGTTATTCCGGTGCAGCAGAGGCTATGTCATGATTATACATGAAGAAACAAACGGCTGGGTATGTAAGGCTTGATAGCATCTGTTTTAGCTTAGTATGCAATCAAGCAGGAGGAGAATGATGATGTTTTGGTACAGAGAATGCATATCTCATGGGGGAGAAAAGCATGGTGTGGTGCACATCTCGTGGGGGAGAAAAACACATTTGGTGTGAAAGTTTCCAGGTGGGGAACGTGGTTGTTGAACCAGAAGATTGTTGTGCTTGATCGGCACACAACGCTAAAAGGGGGGGATTGAAGATGTAAGATGTCTGCCCTGGAGTAGTCGCTAACGTAGTTGCTGAAGCAGACGTCATGTTGAGTGATGATGACCATGTGGAGTCAAGATGTTGAGCTAGAGTCGTGTAGACTTGGAGAGCAAGAGAGTATCTTGGAGATAAGGAAAGAGGAATAAACTTGAGGAGCAAATTTATGACTTAAAGAAAGAGGAATAAGTGCATTCTAAGAAAATGAAAGTTGCACTTATTGTTATGGAAGATGTCCATATATGTTGCCTTGAAGACTAAGATTTCGGGAACGTGGAGAATAACTATAAGATAGCTATGGGGTTGTCTGTATAGAAACAGAGACACAGAGGCTGATCTTATAGAGAGAGAAGCTCTTGGAAGTGTTCTGGGGTCGTGCTGAAGCAGTGGCCGAAGTACTTGACGGTAGAGAGACATAAGCGGGTAGCTTAGGAATCCTTCAGTCTCGTGTGTTAGGGTGTTAACACTAGATGAGTAAAGCTGAATAAACAAGATCTTGTAAAGATTGTTTAAAGGATATTCTAAAAAAAGCTTTGGTGTTTACTTGTGTATTTGTCTCTTGATTTATCTTCTGCGTTACTATATTGTGGTATCATTTTGCACTAGCAATACATTCGGACACGTCAAAGTTGTTGTCTAATGTGTGCGTTGTATTGGTAGGCTGTAGGCACATGCCGCATAAATGTTTTAACGGGTCTTACCCAAATTATGTAACCAAACTTATTATAACGTCATATGTGTGCAAGCATATTGCATATATTAGATGGGATGGCCTTGTGTATATACTATAGTATATGCATAGTGCATGGTTGGTATAACTGTACCTAGCTATTAGTTTTGGGGATTCGTTAACGTCTCTCACGTTGTCACTTCTGGAAAATCTATTGATACAAGAGTTTGATTGGTTAAGAATAAAAAGGTTTGATCGGCATAAAAAACAAAAGAAAATAAATAAAACTGTATACGTAGTTTTTCTATTGGGGTTTTTGCCAAAACTAACCCACAACTTGATTTTAACCCCAAACCTATACCCAAACTTGAATCAAATGCAAAACTAACCTAAAAGCCTAGTGAAATTACAGCTCAGCCCCTTATGACCAAACAAAAAAACAAAAGCAATTTTTACGAATATAGCCCTAGTAAATCGTCTGAGTCGTCTGAGATGTTGGAAGTCGTCTGGACGACNNNNNNNNNNNNNNNNNNNNNNNNNNNNNNNNNNNNNNNNNNNNNNNNNNNNNNNNNNNNNNNNNNNNNNNNNNNNNNNNNNNNNNNNNNNNNNNNNNNNNNNNNNNNNNNNNNNNNNNNNNNNNNNNNNNNNNNNNNNNNNNNNNNNNNNNNNNNNNNNNNNNNNNNNNNNNNNNNNNNNNNNNNNNNNNNNNNNNNNNNNNNNNNNNNNNNNNNNNNNNNNNNNNNNNNNNNNNNNNNNNNNNNNNNNNNNNNNNNNNNNNNNNNNNNNNNNNNNNNNNNNNNNNNNNNNNNNNNNNNNNNNNNNNNNNNNNNNNNNNNNNNNNNNNNNNNNNNNNNNNNNNNNNNNNNNNNNNNNNNNNNNNNNNNNNNNNNNNNNNNNNNNNNNNNNNNNNNNNNNNNNNNNNNNNNNNNNNNNNNNNNNNNNNNNNNNNNNNNNNNNNNNNNNNNNNNNNNNNNNNNNNNNNNNNNNNNNNNNNNNNNNNNNNNNNNNNNNNNNNNNNNNNNNNNNNNNNNNNNNNNNNNNNNNNNNNNNNNNNNNNNNNNNNNNNNNNNNNNNNNNNNNNNNNNNNNNNNNNNNNNNNNNNNNNNNNNNNNNNNNNNNNNNNNNNNNNNNNNNNNNNNNNNNNNNNNNNNNNNNNNNNNNNNNNNNNNNNNNNNNNNNNNNNNNNNNNNNNNNNNNNNNNNNNNNNNNNNNNNNNNNNNNNNNNNNNNNNNNNNNNNNNNNNNNNNNNNNNNNNNNNNNNNNNNNNNNNNNNNNNNNNNNNNNNNNNNNNNNNNNNNNNNNNNNNNNNNNNNNNNNNNNNNNNNNNNNNNNNNNNNNNNNNNNNNNNNNNNNNNNNNNNNNNNNNNNNNNNNNNNNNNNNNNNNNNNNNNNNNNNNNNNNNNNNNNNNNNNNNNNNNNNNNNNNNNNNNNNNNNNNNNNNNNNNNNNNNNNNNNNNNNNNNNNNNNNNNNNNNNNNNNNNNNNNNNNNNNNNNNNNNNNNNNNNNNNNNNNNNNNNNNNNNNNNNNNNNNNNNNNNNNNNNNNNNNNNNNNNNNNNNNNNNNNNNNNNNNNNNNNNNNNNNNNNNNNNNNNNNNNNNNNNNNNNNNNNNNNNNNNNNNNNNNNNNNNNNNNNNNNNNNNNNNNNNNNNNNNNNNNNNNNNNNNNNNNNNNNNNNNNNNNNNNNNNNNNNNNNNNNNNNNNNNNNNNNNNNNNNNNNNNNNNNNNNNNNNNNNNNNNNNNNNNNNNNNNNNNNNNNNNNNNNNNNNNNNNNNNNNNNNNNNNNNNNNNNNNNNNNNNNNNNNNNNNNNNNNNNNNNNNNNNNNNNNNNNNNNNNNNNNNNNNNNNNNNNNNNNNNNNNNNNNNNNNNNNNNNNNNNNNNNNNNNNNNNNNNNNNNNNNNNNNNNNNNNNNNNNNNNNNNNNNNNNNNNNNNNNNNNNNNNNNNNNNNNNNNNNNNNNNNNNNNNNNNNNNNNNNNNNNNNNNNNNNNNNNNNNNNNNNNNNNNNNNNNNNNNNNNNNNNNNNNNNNNNNNNNNNNNNNNNNNNNNNNNNNNNNNNNNNNNNNNNNNNNNNNNNNNNNNNNNNNNNNNNNNNNNNNNNNNNNNNNNNNNNNNNNNNNNNNNNNNNNNNNNNNNNNNNNNNNNNNNNNNNNNNNNNNNNNNNNNNNNNNNNNNNNNNNNNNNNNNNNNNNNNNNNNNNNNNNNNNNNNNNNNNNNNNNNNNNNNNNNNNNNNNNNNNNNNNNNNNNNNNNNNNNNNNNNNNNNNNNNNNNNNNNNNNNNNNNNNNNNNNNNNNNNNNNNNNNNNNNNNNNNNNNNNNNNNNNNNNNNNNNNNNNNNNNNNNNNNNNNNNNNNNNNNNNNNNNNNNNNNNNNNNNNNNNNNNNNNNNNNNNNNNNNNNNNNNNNNNNNNNNNNNNNNNNNNNNNNNNNNNNNNNNNNNNNNNNNNNNNNNNNNNNNNNNNNNNNNNNNNNNNNNNNNNNNNNNNNNNNNNNNNNNNNNNNNNNNNNNNNNNNNNNNNNNNNNNNNNNNNNNNNNNNNNNNNNNNNNNNNNNNNNNNNNNNNNNNNNNNNNNNNNNNNNNNNNNNNNNNNNNNNNNNNNNNNNNNNNNNNNNNNNNNNNNNNNNNNNNNNNNNNNNNNNNNNNNNNNNNNNNNNNNNNNNNNNNNNNNNNNNNNNNNNNNNNNNNNNNNNNNNNNNNNNNNNNNNNNNNNNNNNNNNNNNNNNNNNNNNNNNNNNNNNNNNNNNNNNNNNNNNNNNNNNNNNNNNNNNNNNNNNNNNNNNNNNNNNNNNNNNNNNNNNNNNNNNNNNNNNNNNNNNNNNNNNNNNNNNNNNNNNNNNNNNNNNNNNNNNNNNNNNNNNNNNNNNNNNNNNNNNNNNNNNNNNNNNNNNNNNNNNNNNNNNNNNNNNNNNNNNNNNNNNNNNNNNNNNNNNNNNNNNNNNNNNNNNNNNNNNNNNNNNNNNNNNNNNNNNNNNNNNNNNNNNNNNNNNNNNNNNNNNNNNNNNNNNNNNNNNNNNNNNNNNNNNNNNNNNNNNNNNNNNNNNNNNNNNNNNNNNNNNNNNNNNNNNNNNNNNNNNNNNNNNNNNNNNNNNNNNNNNNNNNNNNNNNNNNNNNNNNNNNNNNNNNNNNNNNNNNNNNNNNNNNNNNNNNNNNNNNNNNNNNNNNNNNNNNNNNNNNNNNNNNNNNNNNNNNNNNNNNNNNNNNNNNNNNNNNNNNNNNNNNNNNNNNNNNNNNNNNNNNNNNNNNNNNNNNNNNNNNNNNNNNNNNNNNNNNNNNNNNNNNNNNNNNNNNNNNNNNNNNNNNNNNNNNNNNNNNNNNNNNNNNNNNNNNNNNNNNNNNNNNNNNNNNNNNNNNNNNNNNNNNNNNNNNNNNNNNNNNNNNNNNNNNNNNNNNNNNNNNNNNNNNNNNNNNNNNNNNNNNNNNNNNNNNNNNNNNNNNNNNNTTTTTGAAACCAAACAAAAACAGACGACTTAACTTTCAGTCGTCTCAGGTTACAGATTTCAAAATCAATTGCAAAAATAACCTTTACGCTGACAAGACGACTTCCAGGTAAGTCCTCTACAGACATACGACTTCCAGGTAAGTTGTCTACAGCCAGACGACTTCCCAAGTAAGTCGTCTGACGAACAGATCTGGAAAAAAACTCGATGTCATACCTTAAATTGGTGAGATAAGTTCCTTAGCATACATAAGGCTTCTCCAAGCACACAGAATCACAAACGAAAGTAACCCACCCAGAATCGTTAGCTTCTATGACTCTATGAACCATAAAAAATTTAGAATCAAAATCTTGGGTTTTTTTAGCTCATTGTGGAGAGAAAGTGAGAGATATGTTGTGTTTAGTTCACAAGAATGGAAAAAGAAGAAGGGTAAATCGATTTTGGGAGCATTAAGAGCTTCAAATTGGTTGTTCATGGTGGTTGTGGTATTGATGACAATGACAATCTTGTAATTACTTGAAGATGATGAGGGTGAGAGAGTAAAAATGTCATTTTCGAAAAAAAAAAATTGATGGCATTTTCGTAAATTATATGAACTTGTGGGGTGAATAGGGCAAAACCAATTTTCAAAAAAAAAGGGAGGTTAATTTTGTATTTGACTTTAAGTTGTAGGTCAATTCTGCAAAAAAACCCTTTTCTATTTGGCCATTAGAATCATCAGATCCATCGATATGTTAGAAGATTCAGGATAACCTAACGTATTAGCTCTATCTGATAAAAAAAAAAAAAATCTCCATTCGCTGCAGCCTCATGCTTGTTTTTTGGTTGTAACCTCGGAGAGCCGTGCTTATAGCCTTTTGAAAAAGGTATTTGCCTAGGGCTCTCAAGTTTTGTAGAAATTTTACGACCCCTAATTACAAAAAGTTATTTGTACATGGTAGATAACATATTCTCTTGGTTAGATTTTTATTCTTATTTGATTCTGAATTCGACTTCCGTTTAAAATAATTAGGTTTATGATCAATTTTGCTATATTTATAAATAAAACTATAAATATTCTACTTCTAAAAAACTATAAATATTTGATCTATATTTGTCTTCTTTTTATATGCTATGAGTTCGATTTATTTTTTTTATATGTATGAGAATTTGGTAAAAAAATCATAAAAGTGTGAATATATAGTTTACTATATTTAATTTAAGGGCTATTGAAATTACAACTATCCCCTTGTGACCAAACAAAAAAACGNNNNNNNNNNNNNNNNNNNNNNNNNNNNNNNNNNNNNNNNNNNNNNNNNNNNNNNNNNNNNNNNNNNNNNNNNNNNNNNNNNNNNNNNNNNNNNNNNNNNTTCTGTTTGACTTCAAGTTTTGAGTTACTTTTGCAAAAAGCCCTTAATTTAAATAATAAGATTTGCCTTTTTAACGAGCACCAACAT
The DNA window shown above is from Brassica oleracea var. oleracea cultivar TO1000 chromosome C3, BOL, whole genome shotgun sequence and carries:
- the LOC106329497 gene encoding probable glycerol-3-phosphate acyltransferase 3, giving the protein MSVKISIFQSLMFLFNRFILRRYRNPKPKYQKGPSFLLLSDLSRHTLIFNLEGALLKSDSLFPYFMLVAFEAGGVMRSFILFILYPLISLMSHEMGVKLMVFVSFFGIKKDGLRAGRAVLPKYFLEDVGLEMFKVLRKGGKRIGVSDDLPQVMIEGFLKDYLETEVVVGREMRVVGGYYIGIMEDKTKYDLEFDELVRKERLNTGHVIGITSFNTSLHRYLVSQFCQEIYFVKKSDKRNWQTLPRNQYPKPLIFHDGRLAIKPTLMNALVLFMWGPFAVSAAAARLFVSLCIPYSLSIPILGFSGCRLTVEIDDISSQKLNSSQRKGCLFACNHRTLLDPLYIGFALKTQNITTVTYSLSRVSELLAPIKTVRLTRDRVSDGKAMKKLLSEGDLVVCPEGTTCREPHLLRFSPLFTEISDLIIPVAVTSPATFFYGTTASGLKAFDPLFFLMDPYPTYTVQFLDPVSGVSCQDPDGKLKFEVANHVQSVIGNALDFECTNLTRKDKYLILAGNNGVVKKN